Proteins encoded in a region of the Flavobacteriales bacterium genome:
- a CDS encoding PorV/PorQ family protein, which yields MIRSLKYFGVLLLACAFTTNLSAGNPDRVGSAGASQLLINPWARSSGWGGSNIASVRGLESLYGNVAGLAFTDKTELIFSRSSWIADVPINSFGFSQRMSESSVLAVAISSISLADIMITTELLPDGGLGTYSISATNLNVGYSKAFSNSIYGGFVMKAIIEGTSDVTASGIALDAGIQYITGENDHIKFGIALKNVGPTMIFDGDGISFRGQAPDGEYTMTLEQRTNAFELPSLLNIGLAYDVPVLPDNHRLTTAGTFTSNSFQNDQFRFGLEYSFKELVSVRGGYVYEDGLSEGSTDLTGLSAGFTVELPLSGETTFGVDYSLRAADHFGLLNTIGVRIDL from the coding sequence ATGATACGATCATTAAAATACTTTGGGGTTTTGCTATTAGCTTGTGCTTTTACAACCAATCTATCAGCTGGAAACCCAGATCGAGTTGGTTCTGCAGGAGCTAGTCAATTATTGATTAACCCTTGGGCAAGGTCTTCTGGTTGGGGCGGTTCAAATATAGCTTCAGTGAGAGGTTTAGAGTCATTGTACGGCAACGTAGCTGGTCTAGCTTTTACGGATAAAACAGAGCTTATATTTTCTCGTTCTTCATGGATTGCTGATGTGCCAATTAATTCTTTTGGTTTCTCACAACGCATGAGTGAGTCATCGGTGTTAGCAGTAGCTATATCTTCTATTTCTTTAGCTGATATTATGATTACTACTGAATTGCTTCCTGATGGAGGTTTAGGTACTTATAGTATATCTGCCACAAACTTAAACGTTGGTTACTCCAAAGCCTTTTCTAACAGTATTTATGGTGGTTTCGTCATGAAAGCTATCATTGAAGGTACGTCGGATGTTACAGCAAGTGGTATAGCCTTAGATGCAGGTATTCAGTACATCACAGGAGAGAATGATCATATAAAATTTGGTATTGCACTAAAAAATGTTGGGCCGACTATGATTTTTGACGGTGATGGTATTTCCTTTAGAGGTCAAGCTCCAGATGGAGAATATACTATGACTTTAGAACAAAGAACTAATGCTTTTGAATTACCTTCCTTGTTGAACATAGGACTAGCGTATGACGTTCCGGTTTTGCCAGATAACCACCGTTTAACAACAGCAGGTACGTTTACTTCAAATTCATTTCAGAATGACCAATTCCGTTTTGGACTGGAGTATTCTTTCAAAGAGTTAGTATCTGTTAGAGGAGGTTATGTATATGAAGATGGTTTGTCCGAAGGTAGTACCGATTTGACAGGTTTATCGGCTGGTTTTACAGTTGAATTACCTTTAAGTGGTGAAACAACATTTGGTGTAGATTATTCCTTACGTGCCGCCGATCATTTTGGATTGTTGAATACCATAGGTGTTCGTATAGATCTATAA
- a CDS encoding ABC transporter permease: MERKKTPTMNSLSQIAWSKFKKDLLGVTALCAIILAVVVSIFGYHIFPDSTPYANQMHLELSKQSPGFEVDIILLAKDDVEQIGFFEKMIFGQENPYKEIPISEFKEVNGILYYTAFGTNYEQVLESEDYSLIKRNYILGTDSFGRDLLSRILCGTRVSLSVGFIAVLISLVIGITLGAMAAYFRGKVDAVIMWLVNVVWSIPTLLMVIAISLALGKGFWQVFVAVGLTMWVEVARIVRGEVLSIREKEYVEAAQSLGFGHFRIIFKHILPNVMGAVIVISAANFASAILIESGLSFLGIGAQPPMPSWGTMIKDHYAYIVMGKSYLAIFPGLAIMYLVLSFVLVGNALRDALDVRH; the protein is encoded by the coding sequence ATGGAAAGAAAGAAAACACCAACGATGAATAGTTTATCTCAAATAGCTTGGTCTAAATTTAAAAAAGACCTTTTGGGAGTTACGGCTTTGTGTGCTATTATTTTAGCAGTTGTGGTAAGTATTTTTGGGTATCATATTTTTCCTGATTCTACACCTTATGCCAACCAAATGCACTTGGAACTTTCCAAGCAATCACCTGGCTTTGAAGTTGATATTATTTTATTAGCTAAAGATGATGTAGAGCAAATTGGTTTTTTTGAAAAAATGATTTTTGGTCAAGAAAATCCTTACAAGGAAATTCCTATTTCTGAATTTAAGGAAGTGAATGGTATATTGTACTATACTGCTTTTGGAACCAATTATGAACAAGTATTAGAGAGTGAGGATTATAGCCTAATAAAACGCAACTATATCCTTGGTACAGATTCTTTTGGTAGAGATTTGCTAAGTCGTATTTTATGTGGTACTCGAGTAAGTCTGTCGGTAGGTTTTATTGCAGTTTTAATCTCTTTAGTGATTGGCATAACCTTAGGAGCTATGGCGGCTTATTTTAGAGGCAAGGTAGATGCCGTTATAATGTGGTTAGTCAATGTTGTCTGGTCCATTCCTACTTTATTGATGGTTATAGCTATTTCTTTAGCCTTAGGCAAAGGCTTTTGGCAAGTCTTTGTAGCTGTCGGACTGACTATGTGGGTGGAGGTAGCTCGTATAGTTAGGGGTGAGGTCTTGAGTATCAGAGAGAAAGAATACGTAGAAGCGGCTCAATCCTTAGGCTTTGGACATTTTAGGATAATCTTTAAGCACATATTGCCCAATGTGATGGGCGCAGTAATTGTCATCTCGGCTGCTAATTTTGCTTCTGCTATACTCATAGAATCGGGACTCAGCTTTTTAGGTATTGGTGCACAGCCCCCTATGCCATCTTGGGGAACAATGATAAAAGACCATTATGCCTATATCGTAATGGGAAAATCATACTTAGCTATTTTTCCAGGTTTAGCTATTATGTATTTGGTGTTGTCTTTTGTTTTGGTGGGTAATGCCCTAAGAGATGCTCTTGATGTTCGTCATTAG
- the ruvC gene encoding crossover junction endodeoxyribonuclease RuvC translates to MGYGLIHVKGNKMELITMGVLHLSKLNSHADKLKRIFERTLALIDEYKADEMALEAPFFGKNVQSMLKLGRAQGVAMAAGLYRDIPIFEYAPKKIKMSITGQGTASKEQVAAMLKSLLKIDEMPKHLDASDGLAAAVCHYFQNGKISGDKSYSGWSSFLKDNPDRLG, encoded by the coding sequence ATGGGTTATGGACTCATACACGTCAAGGGAAATAAAATGGAATTGATAACAATGGGGGTTTTACATTTATCCAAATTGAATAGCCATGCCGATAAGCTAAAACGTATTTTTGAGCGAACATTAGCATTGATAGATGAATATAAAGCCGATGAAATGGCATTAGAAGCACCTTTCTTTGGCAAAAATGTACAATCTATGCTAAAACTAGGAAGAGCCCAAGGTGTCGCTATGGCTGCTGGATTGTACAGGGATATCCCCATTTTTGAATATGCTCCTAAAAAAATAAAAATGTCTATTACTGGTCAAGGAACAGCCTCTAAAGAACAAGTTGCAGCTATGCTAAAAAGTCTATTAAAAATTGATGAAATGCCTAAGCATTTGGATGCTTCAGATGGCTTGGCGGCCGCCGTTTGTCATTATTTTCAAAATGGAAAAATTAGTGGCGATAAATCGTATTCTGGCTGGAGCTCCTTCCTCAAAGATAACCCTGATAGATTAGGCTAA
- a CDS encoding glycosyltransferase, with product MMEVLLIFIVLIYSYQIYLFYKGWHNLEPFESDVSTKVSVVIALRNEEENIPFLLEDLSKQDYSSDCLEFILVDDFSDDNSYDILKQSNLPLKVLRSKEEGKKAAISSGVAVAQYDIILTTDADCRLSSNWVKQMIAPFSDDSIHLVSGPVSYTNLNTVFDKFQAIEFMSLIGSGAGAIGANKAFMCNGANMAFRKSIFADTKGHIASGDDVFLLHHVKKSRAKIVFVKEQSAIVFTSPKASLKAFFNQRKRWAAKSSSYTDATAQWISAVVFLINLALILLLFSAKFNLFLVVFFTKLIVDYLFVKSLSRFFFYEKYLSYYWFMAFLYPFYIVWVAVSSQFSSFEWKERKHQR from the coding sequence ATGATGGAAGTGCTACTGATTTTCATTGTTTTGATTTACTCCTATCAAATTTATCTTTTTTATAAAGGTTGGCATAATCTAGAGCCTTTCGAAAGCGATGTCAGTACTAAGGTATCTGTTGTTATAGCTCTAAGAAATGAAGAAGAAAACATTCCTTTTTTGTTAGAAGACTTATCCAAACAAGACTATTCATCTGACTGTTTGGAGTTCATATTAGTTGACGATTTTTCTGACGACAATTCCTATGACATACTCAAGCAGTCCAATTTACCTTTAAAGGTATTGCGTTCCAAAGAAGAAGGCAAGAAAGCGGCTATCAGTAGTGGTGTAGCCGTAGCTCAATACGATATTATTTTGACAACCGATGCCGATTGCCGTTTGTCTTCTAATTGGGTGAAACAGATGATAGCACCCTTTAGCGATGATAGTATCCACTTAGTTTCTGGCCCTGTATCTTACACCAATTTAAATACAGTATTTGATAAGTTTCAAGCTATAGAATTTATGAGTTTGATTGGTTCAGGTGCTGGAGCAATTGGCGCAAACAAAGCCTTTATGTGCAATGGGGCTAACATGGCTTTTCGTAAATCCATTTTTGCAGATACTAAAGGACACATAGCCTCTGGTGATGATGTTTTTCTATTGCATCACGTAAAAAAATCTAGAGCTAAAATTGTCTTTGTTAAGGAGCAATCAGCTATAGTGTTTACAAGCCCCAAGGCAAGTCTAAAAGCCTTTTTCAACCAGAGAAAACGTTGGGCAGCCAAAAGCTCGTCTTATACAGATGCTACTGCCCAGTGGATAAGTGCTGTGGTTTTTCTAATCAATTTAGCACTGATATTGCTTTTGTTTTCGGCTAAATTTAATTTGTTTTTAGTTGTATTCTTCACTAAACTCATTGTTGACTATCTTTTTGTCAAGTCCTTGTCTCGATTTTTCTTTTATGAAAAATACTTATCTTACTATTGGTTTATGGCTTTTTTGTATCCTTTTTATATTGTTTGGGTAGCAGTCAGCTCACAGTTTAGTTCCTTTGAATGGAAAGAAAGAAAACACCAACGATGA
- the greA gene encoding transcription elongation factor GreA, whose amino-acid sequence MSEIVYYTEEGLEKLRKELEHLKTTERRNVARQISEARDKGDLSENAEYDAAKEAQGLLEAKIAKMESEFSKARILDESQIDVSKVLIMSKVTIKNVQNGATMSYELVPESEADLKSKKISVSSPIAKGLLGKEVGDIAEIQVPNGLMKFEIVDISR is encoded by the coding sequence ATGTCTGAAATTGTATATTATACTGAAGAAGGATTGGAAAAACTCAGGAAAGAGTTAGAACATCTGAAAACAACAGAACGACGTAATGTAGCTCGACAAATTTCGGAAGCACGAGACAAAGGTGACCTTTCTGAAAATGCTGAGTACGATGCCGCTAAGGAAGCCCAAGGACTTTTGGAGGCCAAGATTGCTAAAATGGAATCGGAATTCTCTAAAGCTAGAATATTAGATGAATCACAAATTGATGTTTCTAAGGTTTTGATTATGTCTAAGGTAACTATCAAAAATGTCCAAAATGGTGCAACTATGTCTTACGAATTGGTTCCTGAAAGTGAAGCTGACCTCAAATCCAAGAAAATTTCTGTAAGCTCACCTATAGCCAAAGGCTTGTTAGGTAAAGAAGTAGGGGATATTGCTGAAATTCAAGTTCCAAACGGTTTGATGAAATTCGAAATTGTTGATATCAGTCGTTAA
- a CDS encoding HIT domain-containing protein, translated as MPSIFTKIVNGEIPCYKVAENDEFLAFLDIFPLAKGHTLVIPKRETDYIFDIESDEYARLWQFAQKVAKSQKKVITCERIGVAVIGLEVPHAHIHLIPINGVQDINFSKPKLSLAKEEMQEIADSIAEVF; from the coding sequence ATGCCATCTATCTTCACCAAAATAGTAAATGGAGAAATTCCTTGTTATAAAGTAGCTGAGAATGATGAGTTTTTGGCATTTCTCGATATTTTCCCATTAGCAAAAGGGCATACATTAGTTATCCCTAAGCGTGAAACGGATTACATTTTTGATATAGAAAGTGACGAATACGCTCGTTTGTGGCAGTTTGCCCAAAAAGTAGCTAAATCACAAAAGAAAGTTATTACTTGTGAGCGTATTGGTGTAGCTGTAATTGGATTAGAAGTCCCTCATGCACACATACACCTTATTCCAATTAATGGGGTTCAAGACATCAATTTTTCTAAACCTAAATTATCTCTTGCTAAAGAAGAAATGCAAGAGATTGCTGATTCTATTGCCGAAGTATTTTAG
- a CDS encoding flippase-like domain-containing protein, translating to MQSSKKISAFIKLSIVCLAVWFLYQKVFSNESYSEVKTQFLSILSEGSYIELVVVFFLMFVNWSIDAIKWQFLVSKLEKVSFWLALKAVFLGITVSIFTPNRVGEFGGRVFCLQQADRIKAVLVTIFGNITQLVTTIIFGVLAFLFFSSQYTYLLFTKSDYGIYILLVLSVVVLTVIMYLLYNVSQLSSLFSKWKFLEKYKSYAPVFSLFSLKDISKVLFLSMLRYGVYSFQFYLLIRFVNIEINLLQSLTMSALTFLSMSIIPTIALTELGVRGSVAIYFFGFLSSNAIGIMTASFALWIINLVVPAIIGVFFVYQLKFFRK from the coding sequence ATGCAAAGTAGTAAAAAAATAAGTGCTTTTATAAAGCTAAGTATAGTTTGCTTAGCCGTATGGTTTTTGTATCAAAAAGTCTTTTCTAATGAAAGTTATTCGGAAGTTAAAACTCAGTTTTTATCTATTCTAAGCGAGGGGAGTTACATTGAGCTAGTAGTAGTTTTTTTTCTAATGTTTGTCAATTGGTCAATAGATGCTATTAAGTGGCAATTTTTAGTATCTAAGTTGGAGAAAGTTTCTTTTTGGTTGGCTTTAAAAGCTGTTTTTTTAGGAATAACGGTATCCATTTTCACACCCAATAGGGTAGGTGAGTTTGGTGGTCGTGTATTTTGTTTGCAGCAGGCCGATAGAATAAAAGCCGTTTTGGTTACTATTTTTGGAAACATCACTCAATTAGTGACAACCATCATATTTGGAGTTTTAGCATTTCTTTTTTTTAGCTCACAATACACCTATTTATTATTTACAAAAAGTGATTACGGTATTTACATCTTGCTTGTATTATCTGTTGTGGTGCTTACGGTTATAATGTATTTATTGTACAATGTTTCGCAATTATCATCACTATTTTCTAAATGGAAGTTTTTAGAAAAATATAAATCTTACGCTCCAGTATTTTCTTTGTTTTCATTAAAAGATATTTCAAAGGTTTTGTTTTTGAGTATGCTTAGGTATGGTGTGTATTCTTTTCAATTCTATTTACTTATAAGGTTTGTCAATATTGAAATCAACCTTTTGCAGTCTTTGACAATGAGTGCCCTCACTTTTTTAAGTATGTCTATCATACCAACTATCGCTTTAACGGAACTTGGTGTTCGTGGTTCGGTAGCTATTTATTTCTTTGGTTTCTTGTCATCAAATGCCATAGGGATAATGACGGCGTCTTTTGCATTATGGATTATTAACTTGGTAGTACCTGCAATAATTGGCGTCTTCTTTGTCTATCAACTCAAATTTTTTAGAAAATGA